DNA sequence from the Candidatus Neomarinimicrobiota bacterium genome:
TCTGTCAGTCAATCGGGCAGAGAACTCTATATACTTAAATTATTTCATCAAAAAACCTTCTACCTGCAGCTGATTTCAAGTACTTTTCCTTAGCTCACGCCCTTATTTTGCAGTCAGGGCAAGCCCTAACCCGCACGCACGTTGCGGAGAGGGAGGGATTCGAACCCCCGTTACCTTTCAGTAAACACGATTTCGAATCGCGCGCATTCAGCCAGGCTCTGCCACCTCTCCTTTTGACGCGTAAAGATACGTTAACAGAGGAAATCAGTCAATCTTAATTGGAATCGCTCTTTTCCTTCTTCCGGACAGCAGAGAAAAATTCCGAGAGAATGCCTTTACATTCTTCGGCAAGCACATCCGGCAGCACTCTGACTTTATGAATCAGATTGTCGCCGTTTAGCAAATCATACACTGTTCCGCACGCTCCCACATCGGCGTCCCGTGTTCCGAAAATAACCATTTCAAGTTTCGCGTTGACGGCGGCTCCTGCGCACATGGGACATGGCTCAAGGGTAACGTACATCGTGCATCCTTCCAGTCGCCAGTCTTCCAGCTGATTCGCGGCTGAAGTGATAGCGAGTATTTCTGCGTGTGCGGTGGGGTCGGTGAGCGATTCTCTCCTGTTATGTCCACGGGCGATAATTTCTCCCTCCTTGACTATAACAGCGCCGACGGGAACTTCTCCCTCGTCAAGAGCGATTTTCGCTTCACGGAGAGCGTGCGCCATTCGGCTTTCATGTTTTCTCATTATATCCAACTGAATCCGCCCGATACGATTAAACAAAAATGCAGCTGCCTGCTTAAAATTTTATATTTAAGTGGAATCTGCATTTGAGTACGCCCGGGAGGACTCGAACCTCCAACCTCGTGGTCCGTAGCCACGCACTCTATCCAATTGAGCCACGGGCGCGTGATTAAAATATATTGTGTGGTTATTCCAGATTCAACACTTTATTAATCATAAAGCAGCTTTATACGTTCGGCTAAATCGAAAATCCCGGGATAATTCGGAGCCGCGGCTATCATTTTCCGCAATGTTTCTTTCGCATCTTCAAACCGTTCCGTTTCTATCAATGCGGATGTAAGATTATACAGCGTTTCCACATCAAACGGTTCCATCAAATGTGCCTGATTCAACATCTCAACAGCTTCTTCCGCTAAGCCGCTTCCAAGCAGGATAGAACCTTTCCATTTAAGAGCGAAAACAGTTTCCTTTATCCGAAGCGATTGGTCCAGCAGCTCGTATGCTTCATCTAAAAGTCCTTTCCGAATAAGATTTTCCGCAAGTCTGTGGTAAGGCATAACATCATCAATGTTATTTACGGTCAACGCCCTGTAATCTTTTGCGGCTTGGTCAAAAAATCCTAAATCGTATAATGAATCTGCGTAAAGACGATGGGCGTCTCTCCAACTGAATCCTTCTTCCACAATCCTGTAAGCGAGTTCTTCCGCATGATCGTCGCGGAATCCGCTGAACGAAGGAACTGTCCGCTCGTTCTCCTTATACGGCCAGTGTGACCGAATCAAAGTGACCCGCAGTTCGGCAACGGCATAATCAATCGGAGTGATTCCCACCTTTTCAATTAAGGCATCCAGATCAGCAGCCTCAGGATTTGGTCGCCGTTCGCCTCCGAACCGAAATATCAATTCAGAGCTGATACGTTCCGCCGTAACCGCAGCGCCTTTAAG
Encoded proteins:
- a CDS encoding nucleoside deaminase, producing MRKHESRMAHALREAKIALDEGEVPVGAVIVKEGEIIARGHNRRESLTDPTAHAEILAITSAANQLEDWRLEGCTMYVTLEPCPMCAGAAVNAKLEMVIFGTRDADVGACGTVYDLLNGDNLIHKVRVLPDVLAEECKGILSEFFSAVRKKEKSDSN